AAAACAGTAAGGATAAATTGCAAAAAAACGTCCAAATACTTGAACAGACCATAAAAAACAAAAACACCTGGATCAATCATGGGATATCCAGCATAGATTCACAATAAGACCTGACAAAAATGCTGAAACAAGAAATCGAAAAAGCACTGACTGTTTTAAAAAATGGAGGGGTCATCCTCTATCCTACCGATACCGTATGGGGATTAGGCTGTGATGCAACAAACGAACAGGCTGTTGCCAAAATAAACGACATCAAAGGCCGTGCATCAGATAAAAGCTTCATTATACTTTTAGACACTGATGCCAAACTTCAAAGCTATGTAACAGAAATACCAGATGTTGCTTATGACCTGATCGAATATGCAGAAAATCCACTAACCCTGGTATTTCCAAACGCAAAGAACCTGGCAAAAAATGTGATAAATGCGGATGGTAGTGTGGGCATTAGAATTGTTAAACATGATTTTTGCAATCAACTCATCCAAAGGTTCCGAAAACCGATCACCTCCACTTCAGCAAATATATCAGGGCAACCTACTCCTCTTTTTTTTGATGACATCAGTGACGAAGTAAAAGCTGCTGTCGATCATATTGTAGATTGGGAACAAGGGCTTAAAACCAATAAAAAGCCGTCAACCATAATGAAATTGGCCCCTGGTGGTCAATTTTCCTTTATTAGAAGGTAAGTTTTACTACTTTTGTAAACTCATCAATGGAACAACACCTGCAACATCCTGTTTTTAAAGCCCTTGCCGATATTGCGCATTCAAACCATATCGAAGCCTATGTCATTGGCGGTTACGTTCGAGATATTTTCCTGGAAAGACCCTCTAAAGATATCGACATTGTGGTACTCGGAAATGGTATCGAATACGCAGAACGGGTAGGAAGACAGCTTAAAAGCAAAGTCGCAGTGTTCAAGAATTTTGGTACTGCGATGCTAAAATTCCAGGACCTTGAAATTGAATTTGTAGGTGCAAGAAAAGAATCATATCGTTCTGATTCCCGTAAACCTATCGTTGAAAATGGAACCATCGAAGACGATCAGCTCAGGAGGGATTTTACCATCAATGCGCTGGCCATATCCTTAAATAAAATCAGCTACGGACAATTGGTTGATCCTTTTAACGGCCTGGCAGACCTTAAAGAAAAACTGATCAGAACACCACTCGAGCCTGAACTCACTTTCTCCGATGATCCGCTCCGTATGATGCGGGCGATCCGCTTTGCAACCCAGCTTAATTTTACGATTGATGACAAGGCGCTGAATGCAATAAAAAAACAAAAAGA
The sequence above is a segment of the Pedobacter africanus genome. Coding sequences within it:
- a CDS encoding L-threonylcarbamoyladenylate synthase — encoded protein: MLKQEIEKALTVLKNGGVILYPTDTVWGLGCDATNEQAVAKINDIKGRASDKSFIILLDTDAKLQSYVTEIPDVAYDLIEYAENPLTLVFPNAKNLAKNVINADGSVGIRIVKHDFCNQLIQRFRKPITSTSANISGQPTPLFFDDISDEVKAAVDHIVDWEQGLKTNKKPSTIMKLAPGGQFSFIRR